In one Bradyrhizobium sp. 4 genomic region, the following are encoded:
- a CDS encoding metallophosphoesterase family protein: MRFAAIADVHGNYLALEAVLADIRAQGVSDIVNLGDMLSGPLDARRTIEILMKLDAVHVLGNHDRYLLDRPPEKMGSWDRPAHVAVNAAQLDWLRAQPMTRVFREQVFLCHATPDNDEVYWLDTVHPDGAVALSPLDRIEEFAQGIAQSLILCAHTHLARAVRLRDGRLIVNPGSVGGPGFRDKHPFPHVVEAGTPHARYAILELTDGAWQVTFRHVVYDHEMMAALARRNGQPELANALATGWLG; the protein is encoded by the coding sequence ATGCGTTTTGCCGCGATTGCCGACGTCCACGGAAACTACCTCGCGCTGGAAGCTGTGCTCGCCGACATCCGCGCGCAGGGCGTCTCCGACATCGTCAATCTCGGCGATATGCTGAGCGGCCCGCTCGATGCGCGCCGCACCATCGAGATCCTGATGAAGCTCGACGCCGTGCACGTGCTCGGCAATCACGACCGCTATCTGCTCGACCGTCCTCCGGAGAAGATGGGCTCGTGGGATCGCCCGGCCCATGTAGCGGTCAATGCCGCGCAACTCGACTGGCTGCGCGCGCAGCCGATGACGCGCGTGTTTCGCGAGCAGGTGTTCCTCTGCCACGCGACGCCCGACAATGACGAAGTCTATTGGCTCGATACCGTGCATCCCGACGGCGCGGTGGCGCTGTCGCCGCTCGATCGCATCGAAGAGTTTGCGCAAGGTATCGCGCAATCGCTGATCCTGTGCGCCCACACCCATCTCGCCCGTGCCGTACGACTTCGGGACGGAAGGCTGATCGTCAATCCTGGCAGCGTCGGCGGCCCAGGTTTTCGTGACAAGCATCCTTTCCCGCATGTCGTCGAGGCCGGCACACCACACGCGCGCTATGCGATTCTCGAGCTAACCGATGGCGCCTGGCAGGTCACGTTCCGCCATGTCGTCTACGATCACGAGATG
- a CDS encoding folylpolyglutamate synthase/dihydrofolate synthase family protein: protein MNASSDRAKPPLDELIGRLSALHQKRIDLGLERMHRLLDRLGHPERKLPPVIHIAGTNGKGSTLAYLRATLEAAGLRVHAYTSPYLVRINECFRLGRVGGGVLVSDDELRAALEQVERVNAGEPATVFELKTAAAFHLFAQNPADVVLLEVGLGGRLDSTNVVDAPAACVITPVSMDHMDFLGDTLTSIAGEKAAIIKRGVPVVCAEQSAEAMAVIEAQAKRMRAPLFAAGESWHVNVENGRLVYSDERGLMDLTAPRLFGRHQFDNAGLAIATLRATNAFKVNQAAFEAGIVGAEWPARMQRIASGELLAWGPQGSEIWLDGGHNAEGGRVAAAALGDLEERVSRPLVVIAGMMANKDAQSFLANFAGLTRHIIAVRIPDTDNAMPVDRLTDAARSLGMRVEPAPGVEAALRALAKLAYEVPPRILITGSLYLAGHVLAINGTPPV from the coding sequence GTGAACGCTTCCTCCGACCGCGCAAAGCCGCCGCTCGACGAATTGATCGGGCGGCTGTCGGCCCTGCACCAGAAACGCATCGATCTCGGGCTGGAGCGGATGCACCGCCTGCTCGACCGGCTCGGTCATCCCGAGCGCAAGCTGCCGCCGGTGATCCACATCGCCGGTACCAACGGCAAGGGCTCGACGCTCGCTTATCTGCGCGCGACGCTGGAGGCCGCCGGCCTGCGCGTCCACGCCTACACGTCGCCCTATCTCGTTCGCATCAACGAATGTTTCCGGCTCGGCCGCGTCGGTGGCGGTGTGCTGGTCAGCGACGACGAATTGCGCGCGGCGCTGGAACAGGTCGAGCGTGTCAATGCCGGTGAGCCGGCCACCGTGTTCGAGCTCAAGACGGCGGCTGCATTTCACCTGTTCGCGCAGAACCCCGCCGATGTGGTTCTGCTGGAGGTCGGCCTTGGCGGCCGGCTCGATTCCACCAACGTGGTTGACGCGCCGGCGGCCTGCGTGATCACGCCTGTCAGCATGGACCACATGGATTTTCTGGGCGACACCTTGACGTCGATCGCGGGCGAAAAGGCCGCGATCATCAAGCGCGGCGTGCCTGTGGTTTGCGCGGAGCAGTCGGCTGAGGCGATGGCCGTGATCGAGGCGCAGGCCAAGCGCATGCGCGCCCCATTGTTTGCCGCGGGCGAGAGCTGGCACGTCAACGTCGAAAACGGGCGGCTGGTTTATTCCGATGAGCGCGGCTTGATGGATCTCACCGCGCCGCGCCTGTTCGGGCGCCACCAGTTCGACAATGCCGGCCTCGCCATCGCGACGTTGCGGGCCACCAACGCCTTCAAGGTCAACCAGGCGGCGTTCGAGGCCGGGATCGTCGGTGCGGAATGGCCGGCGCGGATGCAGCGCATTGCGTCTGGAGAGCTGCTCGCTTGGGGGCCGCAGGGATCGGAGATCTGGCTCGACGGCGGCCACAATGCGGAAGGCGGCCGCGTCGCGGCGGCCGCACTCGGCGATCTCGAAGAGCGGGTGTCGCGGCCGCTGGTCGTGATCGCCGGCATGATGGCCAACAAGGACGCGCAGAGTTTTCTCGCCAATTTCGCCGGTCTGACCCGCCACATCATCGCGGTGCGGATTCCCGACACCGACAACGCCATGCCGGTCGACCGCCTCACGGATGCCGCCCGCAGCCTCGGCATGCGCGTCGAGCCCGCGCCCGGCGTCGAGGCCGCACTGCGCGCCCTGGCGAAGCTCGCCTACGAAGTGCCGCCGCGCATCCTGATCACCGGCTCGCTCTATCTCGCCGGCCACGTGCTCGCCATCAACGGCACGCCTCCTGTATAG
- the accD gene encoding acetyl-CoA carboxylase, carboxyltransferase subunit beta, with protein sequence MNWLTNVVRPKIRNMLRRETPENLWIKCPDSGQLVFYKDVEANQFVIPGSNYHMRMNAVARLKSVFDNETWYDVALPDVTPDPLKFRDEKKYVDRIKDARARTNLNDAIKVGYGKLEGAAVVVAVQDFDFMGGSLGMAAGEAIVRGLELAVEKKSPFIVFAASGGARMQEGILSLMQMPRTTVAVQMLREAKQPYIVVLTNPTTGGVTASYAMLGDVQIAEPGALIGFAGARVIEQTIREKLPEGFQRAEYLKEHGMIDMVVHRHELRPTLARLCRLLTRAPALETASKPVQPVVSPAQIVSAPETAPAAPHA encoded by the coding sequence ATGAACTGGCTTACCAACGTGGTCCGGCCGAAGATCCGCAACATGCTGCGGCGGGAGACGCCGGAGAATCTGTGGATCAAGTGCCCGGATTCCGGACAGCTCGTGTTCTACAAGGACGTCGAAGCCAACCAGTTCGTCATTCCCGGCTCGAACTACCATATGCGCATGAACGCGGTGGCGCGTCTGAAGTCGGTTTTCGACAATGAGACCTGGTACGACGTCGCGCTGCCTGACGTCACGCCCGATCCGCTCAAGTTCCGTGACGAGAAGAAGTACGTCGATCGCATCAAGGATGCCCGCGCGCGGACCAATCTGAACGACGCGATCAAGGTCGGCTACGGCAAGCTCGAAGGTGCCGCCGTCGTCGTCGCCGTGCAGGATTTCGACTTCATGGGCGGCTCGCTCGGCATGGCCGCGGGCGAAGCCATCGTGCGCGGGCTCGAGCTCGCGGTCGAGAAGAAGTCGCCCTTCATCGTGTTCGCCGCCAGTGGTGGCGCGCGCATGCAGGAAGGCATCCTGTCGCTGATGCAGATGCCGCGCACCACGGTCGCGGTGCAGATGCTGCGTGAAGCAAAACAGCCTTACATCGTCGTGCTGACCAATCCGACCACCGGCGGGGTCACCGCATCCTATGCGATGCTCGGCGACGTGCAGATCGCCGAACCGGGCGCGCTGATCGGTTTTGCCGGCGCGCGCGTGATCGAGCAGACCATTCGCGAAAAGCTCCCCGAGGGTTTTCAGCGCGCCGAATACCTCAAGGAGCACGGCATGATCGACATGGTCGTGCACCGCCACGAATTGCGTCCGACCCTGGCGCGGCTCTGCCGACTGTTGACCAGGGCGCCGGCGCTTGAGACCGCGTCAAAGCCGGTGCAGCCGGTCGTCAGTCCGGCGCAGATCGTATCGGCTCCCGAAACGGCGCCGGCCGCGCCGCACGCGTGA
- the trpA gene encoding tryptophan synthase subunit alpha, with translation MTTRIDTRFAELKKGGRAAFVTFVMAGDPDPATSLEIIKALPKAGADVIELGMPFTDPMADGPSIQAAGLRALKAGMTLKKTLDLVRGFRKDDNTTPIVLMGYYNPIYIYGVDKFLADAKSAGIDGLIIVDLPPEEDDELCLPAMKAGLNFIRLATPTTDDKRLPAVLANTSGFVYYVSITGITGAAAADSTAVGEAVARIKRHTKLPVCVGFGIRTPETARAIASHANGAVVGTALVDALKNSLDADGRATGKTVNAVAELTAALAQGVKGAQQAAE, from the coding sequence GTGACCACGCGTATCGACACCCGTTTCGCCGAGCTGAAGAAAGGCGGCCGCGCGGCCTTTGTCACTTTCGTGATGGCCGGCGATCCCGATCCGGCGACCTCGCTCGAGATCATCAAGGCGCTACCGAAAGCGGGCGCCGATGTGATCGAGCTCGGCATGCCTTTCACCGATCCGATGGCCGACGGTCCGTCGATCCAGGCGGCAGGCCTGCGCGCGCTCAAGGCCGGCATGACGCTGAAGAAGACGCTCGATCTCGTGCGCGGCTTCCGCAAGGACGACAACACCACACCCATCGTGCTGATGGGCTACTACAACCCGATCTACATCTATGGCGTCGACAAATTCCTGGCCGATGCGAAGAGTGCCGGCATCGACGGCCTCATCATCGTTGACCTGCCGCCGGAAGAGGACGACGAGCTCTGCCTGCCCGCGATGAAGGCCGGCCTCAACTTCATTCGGCTTGCAACGCCAACGACCGACGACAAGCGTCTGCCGGCGGTGCTCGCCAACACGTCAGGCTTCGTCTACTATGTCTCTATCACCGGCATCACCGGCGCTGCGGCCGCGGACTCCACGGCCGTCGGCGAGGCAGTTGCCCGTATCAAGCGGCACACAAAACTGCCGGTTTGCGTCGGCTTTGGCATCCGTACACCGGAGACCGCCCGCGCGATTGCCTCGCATGCCAATGGCGCCGTGGTCGGCACCGCACTGGTCGACGCCCTCAAGAACAGCCTCGATGCGGACGGGCGCGCCACCGGCAAAACCGTCAACGCCGTCGCCGAGCTGACGGCGGCACTGGCCCAGGGCGTCAAAGGCGCGCAACAGGCGGCGGAATAG
- the trpB gene encoding tryptophan synthase subunit beta — MNVVKPNSYRSGPDERGHFGIFGGRFVAETLMPLILDLEKAYTEAKADPAFQTEMNGYLKNYVGRPSPLYFAERLTEHLGGAKIYLKREELNHTGSHKVNNVLGQIMLARRMGKKRIIAETGAGQHGVATATLCARFGLECIVYMGAVDVERQQPNVIRMEMLGATVIPVQSGTRTLKDAMNEALRDWVTNVHNTFYCIGTVAGPHPYPTLVRDFQSIIGNETKLQMQEIEGRLPDSLVACIGGGSNAMGLFHPFLDDSTVEIFGVEAAGHGLTQLHAASIAGGRPGVLHGNRTYLLMDADGQIQDAHSISAGLDYPGIGPEHSWLHEIGRVNYLSATDDEALAAFQLLSKLEGIIPALEPAHAIAKVMELAPKRTKDHLMVVNLSGRGDKDVPQVGEILRGKSK; from the coding sequence ATGAATGTTGTAAAACCCAATTCCTATCGCAGCGGCCCCGACGAGCGCGGCCATTTCGGCATTTTCGGCGGACGCTTCGTTGCCGAAACCCTGATGCCGCTGATCCTCGATCTGGAGAAAGCCTACACCGAGGCCAAGGCCGACCCGGCCTTCCAGACCGAGATGAACGGCTATCTCAAGAATTATGTCGGCCGGCCCTCGCCGCTCTATTTCGCCGAGCGTCTGACCGAGCATCTCGGCGGCGCGAAAATCTACCTCAAGCGCGAAGAGCTCAACCACACCGGCTCGCACAAGGTGAACAACGTGCTCGGCCAGATCATGCTGGCGCGGCGCATGGGCAAGAAGCGCATCATCGCCGAGACCGGCGCCGGCCAGCACGGTGTCGCCACCGCGACGCTGTGCGCGCGCTTCGGCCTCGAATGCATCGTCTATATGGGCGCCGTCGACGTCGAGCGGCAGCAGCCCAACGTCATCCGCATGGAGATGCTGGGCGCAACGGTCATTCCAGTGCAGTCGGGCACGCGCACGCTGAAGGACGCCATGAACGAGGCGCTGCGCGACTGGGTCACCAATGTGCACAACACCTTCTACTGCATCGGGACGGTCGCGGGTCCGCATCCCTATCCGACGCTGGTGCGCGACTTCCAGTCGATCATCGGCAACGAGACCAAACTGCAGATGCAGGAGATTGAAGGCCGGCTGCCGGATTCGCTGGTCGCCTGCATCGGCGGCGGCTCCAACGCCATGGGCCTGTTCCATCCGTTCCTCGACGATTCCACCGTCGAGATCTTCGGCGTCGAAGCTGCGGGCCACGGGCTGACGCAACTGCATGCGGCATCGATCGCGGGCGGCCGTCCCGGCGTGCTGCACGGCAACCGCACTTATCTGCTGATGGATGCGGACGGCCAGATCCAGGACGCGCATTCGATCTCCGCCGGCCTCGACTATCCCGGCATCGGCCCCGAGCACTCCTGGCTGCACGAGATCGGCCGCGTGAACTATCTGTCCGCGACCGACGACGAGGCGCTCGCAGCGTTCCAGTTGCTGTCAAAGCTTGAAGGCATCATCCCCGCGCTCGAGCCGGCACATGCCATCGCCAAGGTGATGGAGCTCGCGCCGAAGCGGACAAAAGATCACCTGATGGTCGTCAACCTCTCCGGCCGCGGCGACAAGGACGTCCCGCAGGTCGGCGAGATCCTGAGGGGCAAGAGCAAGTGA
- a CDS encoding phosphoribosylanthranilate isomerase: MSLLVKICGLSTPETLETALEAGADMVGFVFFPPSPRHLSLEAGRELGRQVKRRALKVALTVDADDATLDNIMDALSPDMFQLHGTESVARLRDIRQRFGRPVMKVVPVATSADLAVLPGYAEVAERILFDARAPKDATRPGGLGAPFDWHLLGNLELAVPYMVSGGLSADNVAEAVRVTRAGGVDVSSGVESAPGVKDPEMIKAFIRAARASQDASQELSVR, encoded by the coding sequence ATGTCCTTGCTCGTCAAAATCTGCGGCCTGTCCACGCCCGAGACGCTCGAAACGGCGCTCGAGGCGGGTGCCGACATGGTGGGTTTTGTGTTCTTCCCGCCGTCGCCGCGACATTTGTCGCTGGAAGCCGGCCGGGAGCTCGGCCGGCAGGTGAAGCGGCGCGCGCTCAAGGTCGCGCTCACCGTCGATGCCGACGATGCCACGCTCGACAACATCATGGACGCGCTGTCGCCGGACATGTTCCAGCTTCATGGCACGGAGAGCGTGGCCCGGCTGCGCGACATCAGGCAACGGTTCGGTCGTCCGGTGATGAAGGTCGTGCCGGTCGCAACATCAGCCGATCTCGCCGTGCTGCCCGGTTACGCAGAGGTTGCCGAACGCATCCTGTTCGATGCGCGCGCACCGAAGGACGCAACGCGGCCGGGCGGCCTCGGTGCACCGTTTGATTGGCATCTGCTCGGAAACCTGGAGCTCGCGGTGCCGTATATGGTCTCGGGCGGCCTCAGCGCCGACAACGTCGCCGAAGCCGTTCGCGTCACCCGGGCCGGTGGCGTCGACGTCTCCTCCGGTGTCGAGAGCGCCCCAGGCGTGAAAGACCCCGAGATGATCAAGGCCTTCATTCGCGCCGCGCGCGCAAGCCAAGATGCAAGTCAAGAGTTGAGCGTCCGATGA
- a CDS encoding lipopolysaccharide assembly protein LapA domain-containing protein has protein sequence MRKFLTALVVIPLGLILMVFAVANRHFVTVSFDPFVANDPSFSVTLPLFLLLIVVAALGVVAGGCAVWLGQRHWRRAARRHDADARAARGELADLRAQSAAARPESQRLPVPSGLGLYGPAGRDKQRATL, from the coding sequence ATGCGAAAATTCCTAACCGCGCTGGTCGTGATTCCGCTGGGCCTGATCCTGATGGTCTTTGCCGTGGCCAACCGGCATTTCGTCACGGTCTCGTTCGATCCCTTCGTTGCCAACGACCCGTCATTCTCGGTCACGCTGCCGCTGTTCCTGCTCCTGATCGTGGTGGCTGCGCTCGGGGTGGTCGCGGGTGGTTGTGCCGTCTGGTTAGGCCAGCGGCACTGGCGGCGTGCTGCGCGCCGGCATGACGCGGATGCCCGGGCCGCGCGAGGCGAGCTGGCCGATCTGCGGGCCCAGTCTGCCGCAGCAAGGCCTGAGTCCCAGCGCCTCCCCGTTCCCTCCGGGCTGGGGCTTTACGGGCCCGCCGGGCGAGACAAGCAGCGCGCGACGTTGTAG
- a CDS encoding integration host factor subunit beta, protein MIKSELVQRIAEHNPHLYQRDVENIVNAILEEIVAALARGDRVELRGFGAFSVKHRPARAGRNPRTGAHVPVDQKSVPFFKTGKEMRERLNRDHPDPGAPD, encoded by the coding sequence ATGATCAAATCCGAACTTGTTCAGCGTATCGCCGAGCACAACCCGCATCTGTACCAGCGGGATGTCGAGAACATTGTGAATGCGATTCTCGAAGAGATCGTAGCGGCTCTCGCGCGCGGTGATCGCGTCGAGTTGCGCGGCTTCGGTGCCTTCTCGGTCAAGCATCGCCCTGCACGCGCAGGGCGCAATCCGCGCACCGGCGCCCATGTGCCTGTCGATCAGAAGAGCGTTCCGTTCTTCAAGACCGGCAAGGAAATGCGCGAACGGCTGAATCGCGACCATCCGGATCCAGGCGCGCCAGACTGA
- the sppA gene encoding signal peptide peptidase SppA has product MSLDSDIIVDRRRIRRKLTFWRVLAALIAVAAIAGFALVATPGARGTFASAGSIARVQIDGLIRSDSDRTQALERLENSQAAAVIVHVNSPGGTTAGSEQLYDSLVRLKAKKPLVVVVEGLAASGGYITAIASDHIIAQQSSLVGSIGVLFQFPNVSELLKTVGVKVEEVKSTPLKAAPNGFEPTSPEARAALDALVKDSYAWFKGLVKERRGMDDTQLEKVVDGRVFTGRQAIDLKLIDQIGDEKTAVTWLVEQKGVKKGLSVRDYKLQPRFSDLPFLKTAAAVTLEALGLSSIAHQIAQTGVVQAVDRLGMDGMLALWQPAASN; this is encoded by the coding sequence ATGTCGCTCGATTCGGACATCATCGTCGATCGCCGCAGGATCCGCCGCAAGCTGACGTTCTGGCGCGTATTGGCCGCGCTGATCGCGGTCGCGGCGATCGCAGGTTTCGCGCTGGTCGCGACGCCGGGTGCGCGCGGCACGTTCGCGTCCGCCGGCTCGATCGCGCGGGTCCAGATCGACGGCCTGATCCGCAGCGATTCCGATCGCACGCAGGCGCTGGAACGGCTGGAGAATTCGCAGGCTGCCGCCGTCATCGTTCACGTCAATTCGCCGGGCGGCACCACCGCCGGCTCCGAGCAGCTCTATGATTCGCTGGTACGGTTGAAGGCAAAGAAGCCGCTCGTCGTGGTCGTCGAAGGCCTCGCCGCCTCCGGCGGCTACATCACCGCGATCGCGAGCGATCACATCATCGCCCAGCAGAGCTCGCTGGTCGGCTCGATCGGCGTGCTGTTCCAATTCCCGAACGTCTCGGAGCTGTTGAAGACCGTCGGCGTCAAGGTGGAGGAGGTAAAATCCACGCCGCTGAAGGCCGCGCCCAACGGTTTCGAGCCGACCAGCCCCGAGGCACGGGCGGCGCTCGATGCGCTGGTGAAGGATTCCTATGCCTGGTTCAAGGGATTGGTGAAGGAACGGCGTGGCATGGATGACACGCAGCTCGAGAAAGTGGTTGATGGCCGTGTCTTCACCGGACGCCAGGCCATCGATCTCAAGCTGATCGATCAGATCGGCGACGAGAAGACCGCGGTGACCTGGCTGGTCGAGCAGAAAGGCGTCAAGAAGGGGCTCTCCGTGCGCGATTACAAGCTGCAGCCGCGCTTCAGCGATCTGCCGTTCCTCAAGACGGCGGCCGCGGTGACGCTGGAAGCACTGGGTTTAAGCTCGATTGCGCATCAAATCGCGCAAACCGGCGTCGTGCAGGCGGTCGATCGGCTCGGAATGGATGGGATGCTGGCTTTGTGGCAACCGGCGGCGTCGAACTGA
- the rpsA gene encoding 30S ribosomal protein S1 codes for MASTSADTYSPSRDDFAAMLDESFAGGNLQESSVIKGKVVAIEKDMAVIDVGLKTEGRVALREFSGPGRDSELKVGDEVEVFLDRIENALGEAVLSRDKARREESWGKLEKAFQNNEKVNGVIFNQVKGGFTVDLDGAVAFLPRSQVDIRPIRDVAPLMNNSQPFQILKMDRRRGNIVVSRRTVLEETRAEQRQELVQNLEEGQVIDGVVKNITDYGAFVDLGGIDGLLHVTDIAWRRVNHPTEVLSIGQTVKVKIIKINHETHRISLGMKQLLDDPWQGIEAKYPLGARFTGRVTNITDYGAFVELEPGIEGLIHVSEMSWTKKNMHPGKIVSTSQEVEVQVLEVDSVKRRISLGLKQTMRNPWEVFVEGHPTGSTVEGEVKNKTEFGLFLGLEGDVDGMVHLSDLDWKQPGEQVIDNYKKGDMVKAVVLDVDVEKERISLGIKQLEGDPFAEPGDVKKGAVVTCEVIEVKESGIEVKITGTDFTTFVKRSELARDRNDQRAERFAVGEKVDARVIQFDKKARKVQVSIKALEVAEEKEAIAQYGSSDSGATLGDILGTALKNRDTK; via the coding sequence ATGGCTTCGACTTCTGCTGATACCTATAGCCCGTCGCGCGACGATTTCGCCGCGATGCTCGACGAGTCCTTCGCAGGCGGCAACCTGCAGGAAAGCTCAGTCATCAAGGGCAAGGTTGTTGCAATCGAAAAGGACATGGCCGTCATCGACGTCGGCCTGAAGACCGAGGGCCGCGTTGCCCTGCGCGAATTTTCCGGCCCCGGCCGCGACAGCGAGCTCAAGGTCGGCGACGAGGTGGAAGTGTTCCTCGACCGGATCGAGAACGCCCTCGGCGAAGCCGTGCTGTCGCGCGACAAGGCGCGCCGCGAAGAGAGCTGGGGCAAGCTCGAGAAGGCCTTCCAGAACAACGAGAAGGTCAACGGCGTCATCTTCAACCAGGTCAAGGGCGGCTTCACTGTCGACCTCGACGGTGCCGTGGCCTTCCTGCCGCGTTCGCAGGTCGACATCCGTCCGATCCGCGACGTTGCGCCGCTGATGAACAACTCGCAGCCGTTCCAGATCCTCAAGATGGACCGTCGCCGCGGCAACATCGTCGTGTCGCGCCGCACGGTTCTCGAAGAGACTCGCGCCGAGCAGCGCCAGGAGCTGGTGCAGAACCTCGAAGAGGGTCAGGTCATCGACGGCGTGGTCAAGAACATCACCGATTACGGTGCGTTCGTTGATCTCGGCGGCATCGACGGTCTGCTGCACGTCACCGATATCGCGTGGCGCCGCGTCAACCATCCGACCGAAGTGCTCTCGATCGGCCAGACCGTGAAGGTCAAGATCATCAAGATCAACCACGAGACGCACCGCATCTCGCTGGGCATGAAGCAGCTGTTGGACGATCCGTGGCAGGGCATCGAAGCCAAGTACCCGCTGGGTGCCCGCTTCACCGGTCGCGTCACCAACATCACCGACTACGGCGCGTTCGTCGAGCTCGAGCCGGGCATCGAAGGCCTGATCCACGTCTCCGAGATGTCGTGGACCAAGAAGAACATGCACCCCGGCAAGATCGTTTCGACCTCGCAGGAAGTCGAAGTGCAGGTGCTGGAAGTGGATTCCGTCAAGCGCCGCATCTCGCTCGGCCTCAAGCAGACCATGCGCAACCCGTGGGAGGTCTTCGTCGAAGGTCACCCGACCGGTTCGACGGTCGAGGGCGAAGTCAAGAACAAGACCGAGTTCGGTCTGTTCCTGGGCCTCGAGGGCGACGTCGACGGCATGGTCCATCTCTCCGACCTCGACTGGAAGCAGCCGGGCGAGCAGGTGATCGACAACTACAAGAAGGGCGACATGGTGAAGGCCGTGGTGCTCGATGTGGACGTCGAGAAGGAGCGTATTTCGCTCGGCATCAAGCAGCTCGAAGGCGACCCCTTCGCCGAGCCGGGCGATGTCAAGAAGGGCGCGGTCGTGACCTGCGAAGTGATCGAAGTGAAGGAGAGCGGCATCGAGGTGAAGATCACCGGTACCGACTTCACCACTTTCGTGAAGCGCTCGGAGCTCGCCCGTGACCGCAACGATCAGCGCGCCGAACGCTTCGCCGTCGGCGAGAAGGTCGATGCCCGCGTGATCCAGTTCGACAAGAAGGCCCGCAAGGTCCAGGTGTCGATCAAGGCGCTCGAAGTCGCCGAAGAGAAGGAAGCCATCGCGCAGTACGGCTCCTCCGATTCGGGGGCGACGCTCGGCGACATCCTCGGCACCGCGCTCAAGAACCGCGACACCAAGTAA